One Vicia villosa cultivar HV-30 ecotype Madison, WI linkage group LG5, Vvil1.0, whole genome shotgun sequence genomic window, ATAACACAATATTCATTCATGTGTATGTAAGATTTTCCTTTTCCGCCATAATATTCACTATGTCATAGACATTTATCCTGATGATACTTCACATTACAACATATGTATTTATTGATCATTGACTTACAATAACCACACACACAATAATTATGTACCACATTTGTATATTAATACACATGCATTCAAAAGCATCTAGCTACAATAATAGGTATACACTAAATTATTTACACTATCAGACATACATTTCAAGTAACTAGCAAGACAAATTTTAATAACGACCGATGTCACTTAATTTACTAACTTTAGATATATTAcactaatttaattttaaaaaacttgcTTTAATAATATTTACTTTCAAAGGACATGACTTTCCATTCTGGTTGAAATTTCTAGAACAAAATGCTAATTTCTAACATGCATATTCATTTCAATTTAGCTAACCAAATGACTATATATAAATCACGTGAAACCTATAATATTTACAACCACACAATATAAATCGAGTGAAATCTATAATATTTACAACCACACAATTGTACTACCCTCTCTTATTACTATCCTAGAACTATTTGATTAGCCTATGATGTTTAGCAACACATACAAAAATGCACCTATATGTTTCTaaacacaaaattaattaaacaaagatCCATATCTATTTTTCGATTAGAGTTTTAATTTAAATCTCTAAAacattgaaatatatatataatatctacctaagatctaattcaagtctaATTTAGAGTTACATGAGAAAAAAAAACCCTTACCTTAATGTGTTTCTCTTTGTATTAGAAATACTCTTGAGACTCTACCGTTTGATCACCCGGACCACACTTTCAGGAATACGTCAGAGAACAAAATCGAACCGAAATAGAAGAGTTACTAGTATTGAAAAATAAATGGTGAGTAGAAATTATTTAATGAGAGATTTTTATTTTAGTCTTGTAGAGAGTTTATACcagaataaaatttaaaatggaAGTTAAGAGAGAAGTGGAGGATCGTGTAGTTCTAAAAACTAGGAGAATATTGAATTAGTCTAAGACTTATAAGTGAATAGAGAGAGAGTTAGACTGGTTCAAATTTcctaattttactttatttttatttagttattattattattattattattataattattattataattattattattattaacctaACCATGACCAAGCATATACACGTCATATCCCCTTTCCatttacttatttttttcttctttaagcCACCACCTCATCATTCTTATTATTCTTTaaagtattatttatttaaacaGAAATCACATTAAAATGTTTATATttataaagttataaaaataataaaactacaAATATAATGATCACTCTTATtactaattattaaatataataaatttatttatatatttaaccgAACACATTTAATATTGACATTACTAATTTATTAAACTAATTATAgctaaaaaaatacttaaaatatagCAATAGAAATAATGAATcagtaaaattttattaaaagaatacaTTTAAAATGTATAGAAAATATTGGGATGTTACATTCTTACCCCCTTAAAATAGTTTCGTCCTCGAaactaaaaaatctaaaatattagAATATAACttcttaaataattaaattcaaacgacaattaaatcatttatatgATGCGaagttaaaatattataacaattaATAAAATGGTTATAATAAAATAGCATTCTAAAACTCACATTATTACTACCTAAAATAATAATTGTATCTTCAAAACTAACCGATTGAGATAAAAACTACATTAGAACTATTAAACTCCTCTTATATAAATTCACCATTGAAAACTATAGTCaaaattttttttgtattaattTATGTAAATTGTTCATTTAAGGTTATAAcaactaatataaaaaaaaattcacacttTCTCTACTCATTCTGATCTCAAATAAATATGATAATCAAATATATACCTTAGTTAAGCTAAAATATGTTGTTATTAAACTCAAAATTATATATTCTAAAAGTtaaaacaaatagacaataacaAACATCTTTATATCTACAAccataaaacataaacacaataaCAACCACATAGATcacaaaattacaaaattacaaatcaaaatataCTATGACTACAAATAACTATTGACCATCTTAGTAATAAGGAGAAAATAATAGCAAGTCTAAAAACAAGGACATCAAAACATTCACATATAATTCACAGCAAATGTCACACACACTCGTCCCAATCCAAAATATTTGTCCGAGGATtattgctctgataccaattgtaacgtCCCGGATTTTCATCCAAGATATGACTTAGAAATTATCAATTATACTTGTTTAAACGAAAGTAAAATGGTTTAAAATGAAATACATTCAACTTCAATCCAAATTCCTAAGCGGCAAACCGCgcttctaattaaataaaataataataaataaataacttcaaaatttaATGCGGGCGATTTAATTACTACATAATATTGCTTAAAAGAAAATCCCTTTTTCCCCACGATCACACATCAGACAACATAACTCACTTTATAGTCCTGCATCCATACCTAAAATATTGTTGTAAGGGTCAGTTACTCATGGCAAACTAAACCAAACAAGAATTAAAAATCAGACAAATATAAATACATATGTCATGTTCAAGAAAATTTAATAAGAGTACTCATCAACGATTACTAACAACAACACGGTCAACTTGAGACGGGATACACGTTCAAGAAAATCATAACTATCAACCATCCACGTTATGTCGGTCATATGCAAAATATGAATGCTCTTAAACTATATGATCCGGATATTTCAGCCCGCCACTAAGGCACCACAAAGAATTCATCTCATATAAATGAGGAAAATAACCCGCCACTAAGGCACCACACAGAATGCATATGCCATGTCATGCATGATgacaaatataattataattacccGCCACTAAGGCATCCACACAGAAATTCTACCCGCCACTGAGGCAACAAAAATATAACACAATATTCATTCATGTGTATGTAAGATTTTCCTTTTCCGCCATAATATTCACTATGTCATAGACATTTATCCTGATGATACTTCACATTACAACATATGTATTTATTGATCATTGACTTACAATAACCACACACACAATAATTATGTACCACATTTGTATATTAATACACATGCATTCAAAAGCATCTAGCTACAATAATAGGTATACACTAAATTATTTACACTATCAGACATACATTTCAAGTAACTAGCAAGACAAATTTTAATAACGACCGATGTCACTTAATTTACTAACTTTAGATATATTAcactaatttaattttaaaaaacttgcTTTAATAATATTTACTTTCAAAGGACATGACTTTCCATTCTGGTTGAAATTTCTAGAACAAAATGCTAATTTCTAACATGCATATTCATTTCAATTTAGCTAACCAAATGACTATATATAAATCACGTGAAACCTATAATATTTACAACCACACAATATAAATCGAGTGAAATCTATAATATTTACAACCACACAATTGTACTACCCTCTCTTATTACTATCCTAGAACTATTTGATTAGCCTATGATGTTTAGCAACACATACAAAAATGCACCTATATGTTTCTaaacacaaaattaattaaacaaagatCCATATCTATTTTTCGATTAGAGTTTTAATTTAAATCTCTAAAacattgaaatatatatataatatctacctaagatctaattcaagtctaATTTAGAGTTACATGAGAAAAAAAAACCCTTACCTTAATGTGTTTCTCTTTGTATTAGAAATACTCTTGAGACTCTACCGTTTGATCACCCGGACCACACTTTCAGGAATACGTCAGAGAACAAAATCGAACCGAAATAGAAGAGTTACTAGTATTGAAAAATAAATGGTGAGTAGAAATTATTTAATGAGAGATTTTTATTTTAGTCTTGTAGAGAGTTTATACcagaataaaatttaaaatggaAGTTAAGAGAGAAGTGGAGGATCGTGTAGTTCTAAAAACTAGGAGAATATTGAATTAGTCTAAGACTTATAAGTGAATAGAGAGAGAGTTAGACTGATTCAAATTTcctaattttactttatttttatttagttattattattattattattattattattattattataattattattattattaacctaACCATGACCAAGCATATACACGTCATATCCCCTTTCCatttacttatttttttcttctttaagcCACCACCTCATCACTCTTATTATTCTTTaaagtattatttatttaaacaGAAATCACATTAAAATGTTTATATttataaagttataaaaataataaaactacaAATATAATGATCACTCTTATtactaattattaaatataataaatttatttatatatttaaccgAACACATTTAATATTGACATTACTAATTTATTAAACTAATTATAgctaaaaaaatacttaaaatatagCAATAGAAATAATGAATcagtaaaattttattaaaagaatacaTTTAAAATGTATAGAAAATATTGGGATGTTACATTCTTACCCCCTTAAAATAGTTTCGTCCTCGAaactaaaaaatctaaaatattagAATATAACttcttaaataattaaattcaaacgacaattaaatcatttatatgATGCGaagttaaaatattataacaattaATAAAATGGTTATAATAAAATAGCATTCTAAGACTCACATTATTACTACCTAAAATAATAATTGTATCTTCAAAACTAACCGATTGAGATAAAAACTACATTAGAACTATTAAACTCCTCTTATATAAATTCACCATTGAAAACTATAGTCaaaattttttttgtattaattTATGTAAATTGTTCATTTAAGGTTATAAcaactaatataaaaaaaaattcacacttTCTCTACTCATTCTGATCTCAAATAAATATGATAATCAAATATATACCTTAGTTAAGCTAAAATATGTTGTTATTAAACTCAAAATTATATATTCTAAAAGTtaaaacaaatagacaataacaAACATCTTTATATCTACAAccataaaacataaacacaataaCAACCACATAGATcacaaaattacaaaattacaaatcaaaatataCTATGACTACAAATAACTATTGACCATCTTAGTAATAAGGAGAAAATAATAGCAAGTCTAAAAACAAGGACATCAAAACATTCACATATAATTCACAGCAAATGTCACACACACTCGTCCCAATCCAAAATATTTGTCCGAGGATtattgctctgataccaattgtaacgtCCCGGATTTTCATCCAAGATATGACTTAGAAATTATCAATTATACTTGTTTAAACGAAAGTAAAATGGTTTAAAATGAAATACATTCAACTTCAATCCAAATTCCTAAGCGGCAAACCGCgcttctaattaaataaaataataataaataaataacttcaaaatttaATGCGGGCGATTTAATTACTACATAATATTGCTTAAAAGAAAATCCCTTTTTCCCCACGATCACACATCAGACAACATAACTCACTTTATAGTCCTGCATCCATACCTAAAATATTGTTGTAAGGGTCAGTTACTCATGGCAAACTAAACCAAACAAGAATTAAAAATCAGACAAATATAAATACATATGTCATGTTCAAGAAAATTTAATAAGAGTACTCATCAACGATTACTAACAACAACACGGTCAACTTGAGACGGGATACACGTTCAAGAAAATCATAACTATCAACCATCCACGTTATGTCGGTCATATGCAAAATATGAATGCTCTTAAACTATATGATCCGGATATTTCAGCCCGCCACTAAGGCACCACAAAGAATTCATCTCATATAAATGAGGAAAATAACCCGCCACTAAGGCACCACACAGAATGCATATGCCATGTCATGCATGATgacaaatataattataattacccGCCACTAAGGCATCCACACAGAAATTCTACCCGCCACTGAGGCAACAAAAATATAACACAATATTCATTCATGTGTATGTAAGATTTTCCTTTTCCGCCATAATATTCACTATGTCATAGACATTTATCCTGATGATACTTCACATTACAACATATGTATTTATTGATCATTGACTTACAATAACCACACACACAATAATTATGTACCACATTTGTATATTAATACACATGCATTCAAAAGCATCTAGCTACAATAATAGGTATACACTAAATTATTTACACTATCAGACATACATTTCAAGTAACTAGCAAGACAAATTTTAATAACGACCGATGTCACTTAATTTACTAACTTTAGATATATTAcactaatttaattttaaaaaacttgcTTTAATAATATTTACTTTCAAAGGACATGACTTTCCATTCTGGTTGAAATTTCTAGAACAAAATGCTAATTTCTAACATGCATATTCATTTCAATTTAGCTAACCAAATGACTATATATAAATCACGTGAAACCTATAATATTTACAACCACACAATATAAATCGAGTGAAATCTATAATATTTACAACCACACAATTGTACTACCCTCTCTTATTACTATCCTAGAACTATTTGATTAGCCTATGATGTTTAGCAACACATACAAAAATGCACCTATATGTTTCTaaacacaaaattaattaaacaaagatCCATATCTATTTTTCGATTAGAGTTTTAATTTAAATCTCTAAAacattgaaatatatatataatatctacctaagatctaattcaagtctaATTTAGAGTTACATGAGAAAAAAAAACCCTTACCTTAATGTGTTTCTCTTTGTATTAGAAATACTCTTGAGACTCTACCGTTTGATCACCCGGACCACACTTTCAGGAATACGTCAGAGAACAAAATCGAACCGAAATAGAAGAATTACTAGTATTGAAAAATAAATGGTGAGTAGAAATTATTTAATGAGAGATTTTTATTTTAGTCTTGTAGAGAGTTTATACcagaataaaatttaaaatggaAGTTAAGAGAGAAGTGGAGGATCGTGTAGTTCTAAAAACTAGGAGAATATTGAATTAGTCTAAGACTTATAAGTGAATAGAGAGAGTTAGACTGATTCAAATTTcctaattttactttatttttatttagttattattattattattattattattattattattattattattattattattattataattattattattattaacctaACCATGACCAAGCATATACACGTCATATCCCCTTTCCatttacttatttttttcttctttaagcCACCACCTCATCACTCTTATTATTCTTTaaagtattatttatttaaacaGAAATCACATTAAAATGTTTATATttataaagttataaaaataataaaactacaAATATAATGATCACTCTTATtactaattattaaatataataaatttatttatatatttaaccgAACACATTTAATATTGACATTACTAATTTATTAAACTAATTATAgctaaaaaaatacttaaaatatagCAATAGAAATAATGAATcagtaaaattttattaaaagaatacaTTTAAAATGTATAGAAAATATTGGGATGTTACACATGGACTACGAACTTTATGTGAAAAATATATGAAGGAGGGTCCTTCTAATTTTCTATATCCATCTGAGCAAGCCATTGACACTTCGATTGAAGAGTAAATCTAACTGAATGCACACATGATACATTTAATTAATAGCATTATATTATATACCTTCAAACTTGATTTGGAAGCCCCTATTTTTGTTGACTTGATCATTTCATGTTATGAGACGATTAGAACAAAGCTGTCACTTTGTCGTCAAAGGTTCGCCCCATTGTTGTTTGTCAGATGCACAACTCAATCTTTGAagaatcatataaaaaaatcagaaacaattcatacacatcatcatatacaaaaggATTGCTCTTATATCTTGCATCGATAGTCAATGCACAGTCTAGATCTTTTACACAAATTGATCACTCTCCCTATATATAAACAAAAGAAaagtaaaagattttttttttttaaaaactaacaaATAATAAAAGTATGTTATTGTCATGTCTTATTAGTATGTCAAGTAGCACAGTTGACAACATCAACGTCCCGAAAAACACGCCATGTGACAAAAAATAGAGGAAAAATGACTGACATCGTAAGAAAAAAAAACTTCACAAACGACGCAAGAGCGTTGCTCTCTTGATCTCTTAATATTCCTCTGTGCGCCGCCTGTGCCACATGATCATGTAATCTTCAAACTGCTATAGCACGGTTGAATGGTGATGCCGATGGTGACAATTCAAAGAGCAGCATAATAGTAAAGGAGAAGATGGTCTCATTAAAGAGAAGATAGATTGCAACACAATTTTATTTAACAAGGCCTTGTAGAGAAATTATCCATGTTTTCTGGGAGAAAGAAATTTAAACAGCATGAGACATTGATAACTGGTACTCTCCAAAAGTATATACATACAGTAGCCAACCTTATTATCATCATTGCTGGAAGTAGAGCCAATCCAACAATTCCCGCCAAAAGCCTACATATGATATGAGGTTGTAGTCTGCATTACTTGTGTGATGATAAGTAACTCGGTCTGCAAACTTCAGTATTCCTCCCTCCAAATGTAAACTGACCAtcactaaaatattctttaagtCAAGGAAATATCTACCCAagacaattactcaatttcataAATGCAATAAGGCCTAACTTATGAATATAGGTCTATATATTCTAAAAGACATTTTAAATGAGTTGTAGATATGCTATAATAAGCTTGCAAGACGGCATTAAAATACTCACCACAGAATATGTCAAGGAGCAACTCTGTTAAAGGCTGGCCAACTCTTTCGATAATACAAATTGTCAGGCGGAAGCACTTCAATGGTaatgattttaaaatatttagtaAGTGTAAGCTTTGAAGTCTAAGGCTATGCCACCAGTTCTCACATTTGGATCATAGAAAAGGGATGAACTGAAAGGTTGAATTCAAATAAACACATCTATTGAAACTCTTGAAAAACATATCATTTTGGAAACAAAAATTCTCGAAATCCATTGTCTCCTTCGTTAGCGGATAAGTAGTTGATAATCATTTCTGTGGTGGCAGCATCTACAGAAAAACCTTTGTCTCTCATCACTGTAAGGTACTTTATTGACTTCACAATCTCTCTTTTTGCTACCAAACCTTGGACAAAGACATTGTAAGTGCAGCTATTAGGCATGCATCCATTCTCTTCCATATTCACTAGTAAGTCTTCAGCTTTATCCAACATTCCTTGTTTAGAGAAACCGTTAATCATAATGGTATAAGTATAAACATTAATTTGCAAACCTTTAGCAGGCAAACAGGAAAAAAGTTCCCATGCATCATTTAGTTTTCCGGCACCGCACATTCCGTCAAGTATAATGCTATAAATCACAATATTAAGATCTAGATTACTCTTCTCTAATGCCCGAAACAACAATAATGCCTCAGAAAGAAGTTGGCCTTTACACAGTCCATCCAATATAATGGCACACGTTTGAAGATTCGGAACTTGCCCGTATTTGTGCATATTTAAAAACAGTTCCTTTGCAGCTAATGGTCTACCGACTTGACAAAATCCACCTATGAGAGTGGTCCATGTGACAACATCAGGAATCAATCCAACCTTAACCATTTCATCCAAGAGGTGCATagctttattaatgtttttactCTTACACCATCCATGAATGAGTGAAGTATAAGCAACAATGTCCGGTAAACAGCCCCTACTAACCATTAGTTCAAATACTCTTGTGGCCTTGTTCATTTGATTTTGCAAACAATATCTATCAATCAAAGAATTATACGTAAATACATCTGGCGCTTCCCCTAACATAATCATAAACCCAATTACACTTTTTGCCTGCATAACTTTACCTTCTTTGCATAAAGCGTCCACTAAAATATTAAGCGTTTGCAAATCCGGCATCGTTCCCGTTCTCATCATCTCCTCCAACAGCGAGCCAGCTTCTTTCCAACGGCCGAAATTACAAAGACCTTGAATCAAGCAAGTGTAAGTCACAAGATTAGCTCGAATACCCTTCCTACTCATTTCCAAACACAAATTCAACGCCTCGGATACCAATCCATCCTTGCATAAACCATCCATAATTGTACTATAAACTACCACATTGGCGTTCCATTTTCTCTCTTCCATCTTCCTCAACCACCCAACAGCTTCAGAAGTTTCCCCCATCTTACATAACCCATTAATCAACACCCCATAAGTCTTAACATCAGACCGATACCCCATCTTTTCCATATGCTCAACCAACTGCAAGGCCCGACCCACATCGCCCCGAACACAAAGCCCGTTTACAAGAGTGGTAAAAGTCACAACAGAAGGCTCAATACCAAGCTTAAACATAGTCCCCAAAACAGAAAATCCAAAAGCAACAAACTTTAAATGGCAAAGAGAATTGATAACAACATTGAGAGTAAAAGTATCAGGCTTTATACCTAAAGAACAATACATTTGTTTAACCAAAGATATAGCAGTTGTGTAATGCTTCATCCTCACAATAAACCCTAATAGCAAAGTAAAGTCTAGTACAGAAGGCAAAGGGTTCATTCTAGACATGATATGAAAAAAGTTCAAAGCTTGATGAATGTTGTTCAGTTTACCTGATTTGAATTGGTTTCTCAATGAATTCAGGAAGTGGGTTCTGTTGCTATGCGACTCAAATTCATGATCAAAGTTCGTTGCTTTGGTGCAATGACAGTGAAGTGGAAAAGGCAAAGAAGAGAGAGAGGTGGCGGTACCCATGTGATGAAGAACACGAAAACGAGAGAGAGGAGAGATTCTTGGAAGCATTTAGCATTCAGAGACAGACTATGAGACTGGTGGGAATGATGTGAAGAAGAAACTGAGACAGAGAACATGTTCTGTTTTTGAAATTCAACCTAAGCAAAAGCAACAACACAAAAAAAACTCGGCAACACTATacctaataaatatataaaaaatttctcagaaagataaataataaatatatcaaaATACAGTTAAAAAACAtacttttaaaataaatcaaattaataaaaaaattacattaaaataaatgaaaaatatagatTTAAATAATTTTCCATTGTcttcatgaaaaataaaaatttaaaacaatttgcagtaaatttaaaaacaatttttaatttgttattctcgTACACAAAACTtttattatcata contains:
- the LOC131603441 gene encoding putative pentatricopeptide repeat-containing protein At1g12700, mitochondrial; the protein is MLPRISPLSRFRVLHHMGTATSLSSLPFPLHCHCTKATNFDHEFESHSNRTHFLNSLRNQFKSGKLNNIHQALNFFHIMSRMNPLPSVLDFTLLLGFIVRMKHYTTAISLVKQMYCSLGIKPDTFTLNVVINSLCHLKFVAFGFSVLGTMFKLGIEPSVVTFTTLVNGLCVRGDVGRALQLVEHMEKMGYRSDVKTYGVLINGLCKMGETSEAVGWLRKMEERKWNANVVVYSTIMDGLCKDGLVSEALNLCLEMSRKGIRANLVTYTCLIQGLCNFGRWKEAGSLLEEMMRTGTMPDLQTLNILVDALCKEGKVMQAKSVIGFMIMLGEAPDVFTYNSLIDRYCLQNQMNKATRVFELMVSRGCLPDIVAYTSLIHGWCKSKNINKAMHLLDEMVKVGLIPDVVTWTTLIGGFCQVGRPLAAKELFLNMHKYGQVPNLQTCAIILDGLCKGQLLSEALLLFRALEKSNLDLNIVIYSIILDGMCGAGKLNDAWELFSCLPAKGLQINVYTYTIMINGFSKQGMLDKAEDLLVNMEENGCMPNSCTYNVFVQGLVAKREIVKSIKYLTVMRDKGFSVDAATTEMIINYLSANEGDNGFREFLFPK